TTTTTCTCAatttaaatagataaaatttactaataggaaaaaaacttaaatgtttatttctaaaatgacgagttttaaattttgaatgtgaattaggataaatttataaaaaaattgagtgttcttgttctttatttttcgagaagaaaatacaattttttttccccttaatcAACGGCAAGTactgagtttttttttttatttttaaaaataacttctATTAGTTATGTAGGGTGCATTAGAGCAGGACAAAAGGGAAGAGGCCtaataagaaattacaaagaTGTAGAGGCATAAATGCAAAATACCAATTTGTTTACTCTGACATTGGCCACCCGCAATTCCCAGTTAACGGCGTAGCGTTGATCTAACGTCCGCATTTACTTCCTACTGAAGGAAATAAACGCAATCATACAGCCGAATACTCCGTATGCATTCCGTGTTTGGGTCCGGGTTTTAAAAGGTTCCACATCAGAATGAGGACATGATTAACTACCATattgtatttcttttattttgttaataaaatatagcCCAATGCTAAgttacgttttttttttttttgatgagaAAGTAAACCTTTCCATATATTAACTCGAATGCATATACAACACTTCGGCTGGAAATTCATCCAACCAAACAAACTCAACCATTTTTTGGAGAGCCAACTTAGCAAGGGAATGAGCTATACCATTACAAGATCTATGTGTGTGTTGAGCCTTAAAATTCTGAAAACTTTTCTTAATTTCCAGAATTTCAGAGATCACCCAAGAGATTTCCGCCATACTGCTGACTCTGTTATTTATCATCTCAACTACTTCCTGACAGTCCGATTCAAGCAACACAGAGGttccacccccccccccccccccccgctcTCAATGCAACCAGCAATCCCCATTTCACAGCTGCAGCTTCAGCCATTGCCACGTTGCCAAAGTAACGAGAAGTGTTTATGGCAGCAGTTATGCAATTTCGATTCCCGTCCGTTATTACCACCCCCAGCCCAGCTACCTGCTTCTCAACATTCACTGCAGCATCTACATTTACCTTTAGCCACCCATTTGGAATAGAGTGCCCCTGGATATCCTTACCCTCCCTTTTCTGATTTGGCCTTGATCCATCATACTGGCTGACATTTTTAAAGGACTCCACTACTGATTCAGCTC
This window of the Citrus sinensis cultivar Valencia sweet orange chromosome 8, DVS_A1.0, whole genome shotgun sequence genome carries:
- the LOC127899114 gene encoding uncharacterized protein LOC127899114, producing the protein MTKQQNNVEKESVAALLWVIWNARNKWIFEGKQEAPAMLVARAESVVESFKNVSQYDGSRPNQKREGKDIQGHSIPNGWLKVNVDAAVNVEKQVAGLGVVITDGNRNCITAAINTSRYFGNVAMAEAAAVKWGLLSQQYGGNLLGDL